One window from the genome of Haliaeetus albicilla chromosome 26, bHalAlb1.1, whole genome shotgun sequence encodes:
- the PTPN7 gene encoding tyrosine-protein phosphatase non-receptor type 7 isoform X1, protein MVQACLVCSRVHNGSLPAQAAGADMDKTDKPSPSAKKHVRLQERRGSNVSLMLDMSSLGSVEPIQPVCTPRDITLKFLRTSSHVLRREELQQHAQSLTQLQEEFSKIPPNFVSPEELEIPGRASKDRYKTILPNPESRVCLRRARNQEEDSYINANYITGYAGRPREYIATQGPMLNTVTDFWEMVWQEEAPLIVMITKLQERKEKCVHYWPEKEDTYGPFTIRVQGVSEYVEYVVRDLSIQLEGECRQVKHILFPSWPDQQTPESAKPLLHLVSKVEDTLQAAAIPGPIVVHCSAGIGRTGCFIATRIGCQQLKDKGEVDILGIVCRLRIDRGGMIQTSEQYQFLHHTLALYASQLLEAGGH, encoded by the exons ATGGTACAAGCCTGCTTGGTGTGCTCCAGAGTTCATAACGGCAGCCTGCCAGCCCAGGCAGCCGGGGCAGACATGGACAAGACAGACAAGCCCAGTCCCTCTGCCAAGAAGCATGTGCGTCTTCAGGAGAG AAGGGGGTCCAACGTGTCGCTGATGCTGGACATGAGCTCGCTGGGGAGTGTGGAGCCCATCCAGCCTGTCTGCACACCACGGGACATCACACTGAAGTTCCTGAGGACATCCAGCCACGTGCTGAGGAGAGAGGAGCTCCAGCAACATGCCCAGAGCCTGACACAGCTCCAGGAGGAGTTTTCG AAAATCCCACCCAACTTTGTTAGTCCGGAGGAGCTGGAGATCCCTGGACGTGCCTCCAAGGACAGATACAAAACCATCCTTCCCA ATCCTGAGAGCCGGGTCTGTCTCAGGAGGGCAAGAAACCAGGAGGAAGACAGCTACATAAATGCCAACTACATCACG GGCTACGCAGGGCGGCCCCGGGAGTACATTGCCACCCAGGGACCCATGCTGAACACTGTGACTGACTTCTGGGAGATGGTGTGGCAGGAGGAGGCGCCCCTCATCGTCATGATAACCAAGCTCCAGGAGCGCAAAGAG aaatgtgtcCACTACTGGCCTGAGAAGGAGGACACCTACGGCCCCTTCACCATCCGTGTGCAGGGGGTGAGCGAGTATGTGGAGTACGTGGTCCGGGATCTCTCCATCCAG CTTGAAGGTGAATGCCGCCAGGTCAAACACATCCTCTTCCCTTCCTGGCCGGACCAGCAGACACCCGAGTCAGCCAAGCCCCTGCTGCACTTGGTGTCCAAGGTGGAGGAcactctgcaggctgcagccatCCCAGGGCCCATCGTTGTGCACTGCAG CGCAGGCATTGGCCGGACGGGCTGCTTTATCGCTACCAGGATTGGGTGCCAGCAGCTGAAGGACAAGGGGGAGGTTGATATCCTGGGAATTGTGTGCCGTCTCCGCATAGACAG AGGCGGGATGATCCAGACAAGCGAGCAGTACCAGTTCCTCCATCACACACTAGCTCTCTACgcttcccagctgctggaggcaggaggCCACTAG
- the PTPN7 gene encoding tyrosine-protein phosphatase non-receptor type 7 isoform X2 gives MVQACLVCSRVHNGSLPAQAAGADMDKTDKPSPSAKKHVRLQERRGSNVSLMLDMSSLGSVEPIQPVCTPRDITLKFLRTSSHVLRREELQQHAQSLTQLQEEFSKIPPNFVSPEELEIPGRASKDRYKTILPNPESRVCLRRARNQEEDSYINANYITGYAGRPREYIATQGPMLNTVTDFWEMVWQEEAPLIVMITKLQERKEKCVHYWPEKEDTYGPFTIRVQGVSEYVEYVVRDLSIQLEGECRQVKHILFPSWPDQQTPESAKPLLHLVSKVEDTLQAAAIPGPIVVHCRHWPDGLLYRYQDWVPAAEGQGGG, from the exons ATGGTACAAGCCTGCTTGGTGTGCTCCAGAGTTCATAACGGCAGCCTGCCAGCCCAGGCAGCCGGGGCAGACATGGACAAGACAGACAAGCCCAGTCCCTCTGCCAAGAAGCATGTGCGTCTTCAGGAGAG AAGGGGGTCCAACGTGTCGCTGATGCTGGACATGAGCTCGCTGGGGAGTGTGGAGCCCATCCAGCCTGTCTGCACACCACGGGACATCACACTGAAGTTCCTGAGGACATCCAGCCACGTGCTGAGGAGAGAGGAGCTCCAGCAACATGCCCAGAGCCTGACACAGCTCCAGGAGGAGTTTTCG AAAATCCCACCCAACTTTGTTAGTCCGGAGGAGCTGGAGATCCCTGGACGTGCCTCCAAGGACAGATACAAAACCATCCTTCCCA ATCCTGAGAGCCGGGTCTGTCTCAGGAGGGCAAGAAACCAGGAGGAAGACAGCTACATAAATGCCAACTACATCACG GGCTACGCAGGGCGGCCCCGGGAGTACATTGCCACCCAGGGACCCATGCTGAACACTGTGACTGACTTCTGGGAGATGGTGTGGCAGGAGGAGGCGCCCCTCATCGTCATGATAACCAAGCTCCAGGAGCGCAAAGAG aaatgtgtcCACTACTGGCCTGAGAAGGAGGACACCTACGGCCCCTTCACCATCCGTGTGCAGGGGGTGAGCGAGTATGTGGAGTACGTGGTCCGGGATCTCTCCATCCAG CTTGAAGGTGAATGCCGCCAGGTCAAACACATCCTCTTCCCTTCCTGGCCGGACCAGCAGACACCCGAGTCAGCCAAGCCCCTGCTGCACTTGGTGTCCAAGGTGGAGGAcactctgcaggctgcagccatCCCAGGGCCCATCGTTGTGCACTGCAG GCATTGGCCGGACGGGCTGCTTTATCGCTACCAGGATTGGGTGCCAGCAGCTGAAGGACAAGGGGGAGGTTGA